A part of Desulfofundulus salinus genomic DNA contains:
- the dinB gene encoding DNA polymerase IV translates to MSRAILLVDMNAFFASVHQALDPGLRGKPVIVAGDPARRHGIVLAASYEARAKGVKTGLTVAEARLVCPEGIFIKPQHDLYVRFSARILRILHDFTPLVEPFSIDEAFLDVTGCRKLLGSPVEIARRLKARIRQEVGITCSVGIGPNKLLAKMAAELQKPDGLTQLTFEDVPRRLWPLPVRELFGVGPRYEEHLRKLNIHTIGDLANFPVDVLKRRFGVYGEALWFCARGIDHSPVDPGSLKQVKSIGQQITLPRDYRGEEIKVVLWELADRVARRARAGGCAGRTVVLSLKDTRFNWLSRRKTLPFHTSLAGDIYRVAADLLEQHWSPHWPVRLVGLTLSGLTARMPEQLTLFGERERRQRAEQACDAIKKRYGEKAIFRAVSLTRAGVFYTEPPRTAPSFLMKVPETGQMGVGMDDGRQ, encoded by the coding sequence ATGTCCCGGGCCATTTTGCTGGTTGACATGAACGCCTTTTTTGCCAGCGTCCATCAGGCCCTGGATCCGGGCTTGCGGGGCAAGCCGGTGATCGTCGCCGGGGATCCGGCCAGGCGCCACGGCATTGTCCTGGCCGCCAGCTACGAGGCCAGGGCCAAAGGGGTGAAGACCGGCCTGACGGTGGCCGAGGCCCGCCTGGTCTGCCCCGAAGGAATCTTCATCAAGCCGCAGCACGACCTCTACGTTCGCTTTTCCGCCCGTATCCTGCGCATCCTGCACGACTTCACCCCCCTGGTGGAGCCTTTTTCCATTGACGAAGCCTTTTTGGACGTTACCGGCTGCCGGAAGCTCCTGGGTTCCCCGGTGGAAATTGCCCGCCGGCTGAAAGCACGCATTCGCCAGGAAGTGGGCATCACCTGCAGCGTGGGGATTGGCCCCAACAAGCTCCTGGCCAAAATGGCGGCGGAACTGCAAAAACCCGACGGCCTCACCCAGCTCACTTTCGAGGATGTACCCCGGCGCCTGTGGCCCCTGCCGGTGCGGGAACTTTTCGGCGTGGGCCCCCGTTACGAAGAGCACCTGAGAAAGTTGAACATCCATACCATTGGCGACCTGGCCAACTTCCCGGTGGATGTCCTTAAAAGGCGATTTGGGGTCTACGGAGAAGCCCTGTGGTTCTGCGCCCGGGGTATCGACCACAGCCCGGTGGATCCCGGCAGTTTGAAGCAGGTGAAAAGCATCGGGCAGCAAATCACCCTTCCCCGGGATTACCGGGGCGAGGAGATCAAGGTGGTGCTATGGGAGCTGGCCGACCGGGTGGCCCGGCGGGCCCGGGCGGGAGGATGTGCCGGCAGAACGGTGGTGCTGTCCCTCAAAGACACCCGCTTTAACTGGCTGTCCCGCCGGAAAACCCTGCCTTTCCACACCAGCCTGGCCGGGGATATTTACCGGGTCGCGGCGGATTTGCTGGAACAGCACTGGTCCCCGCACTGGCCGGTGCGCCTGGTGGGGCTTACCCTGAGCGGTTTAACGGCCCGCATGCCGGAACAGCTGACCCTCTTCGGCGAAAGGGAAAGGCGGCAAAGGGCGGAACAGGCCTGCGATGCCATTAAGAAACGGTACGGGGAAAAGGCCATTTTCCGGGCCGTGTCCCTTACCCGGGCGGGGGTGTTCTATACAGAACCACCCCGTACCGCACCGTCTTTTCTTATGAAAGTGCCGGAAACAGGTCAGATGGGGGTGGGGATGGATGATGGAAGGCAATAA
- the spoVT gene encoding stage V sporulation protein T, producing the protein MKATGIVRRIDDLGRVVIPKEIRRTLRIREGDPLEIFVDREGEVILKKYSPIGELGDFAKEYADSLHEALGHIACIADRDTIIAVAGAPKKEYLNKPIGAAVEKVMEERKAVIINNPGEDPYCKECLTAEEGECKYSAEVIAPIIAEGDPIGAVILASKEPDVKMGELELKLAETAAGFLAKQMEQ; encoded by the coding sequence ATGAAAGCAACGGGTATTGTTCGCCGCATTGATGATCTAGGAAGAGTGGTAATTCCCAAGGAAATCAGAAGGACGCTTCGCATCCGTGAAGGGGACCCTCTGGAAATCTTTGTAGACAGGGAAGGTGAGGTAATCTTAAAGAAATACTCGCCCATTGGCGAGTTGGGGGACTTTGCCAAAGAATATGCCGATTCGCTGCATGAAGCCCTGGGGCACATTGCCTGCATTGCCGACCGGGATACTATTATTGCCGTTGCCGGAGCACCCAAGAAGGAATACCTGAATAAACCCATTGGTGCAGCCGTGGAAAAGGTGATGGAAGAACGCAAGGCAGTGATTATCAACAATCCCGGGGAAGACCCCTACTGCAAGGAATGCCTGACTGCGGAAGAAGGGGAATGCAAGTATTCGGCGGAAGTTATTGCCCCCATCATTGCCGAAGGCGATCCCATTGGAGCGGTGATCCTGGCCTCCAAGGAGCCGGATGTAAAAATGGGCGAACTGGAGTTGAAGCTGGCCGAAACGGCAGCCGGCTTCCTGGCAAAACAAATGGAACAGTAA
- a CDS encoding CoB--CoM heterodisulfide reductase iron-sulfur subunit B family protein yields the protein MQYSYYPGCSLEATGVEYNLSTRAVAGALGLELVELPGWTCCGSSSAHAVNKDLTLGLAAHNIALAQQQGRDLVVPCSACYTRLSKADHQMRHDPGERARGEMLAGFSYTGEIQIYSFLEVVRVQVGMERVAQTVRQSLTGLKLACYYGCLLVRPPEVRPFDRAEDPTSLDELVAALGAEPVPWCYKTTCCGAGLSLTRPEVVEQLVARLLSAAREAGADALVSACPLCQNNLEMRRPAQEGIPVFYFTELMGLAFGLGEASGWLKKHLVDPFPLLQRFSLVG from the coding sequence ATGCAATACAGCTACTATCCTGGCTGCTCCCTGGAGGCCACCGGGGTGGAATACAACCTTTCCACCCGGGCGGTGGCCGGGGCTCTGGGGCTGGAGCTGGTGGAGCTGCCCGGCTGGACCTGCTGCGGCTCCTCTTCGGCCCACGCGGTGAACAAAGACCTGACTTTGGGACTGGCGGCCCACAATATCGCCCTGGCCCAGCAGCAGGGTCGGGACCTGGTGGTGCCCTGCTCGGCCTGTTACACCCGCCTGTCCAAAGCCGACCACCAGATGAGGCATGACCCCGGGGAAAGGGCGCGGGGAGAAATGCTGGCGGGCTTTTCCTACACCGGTGAGATCCAGATTTATTCCTTTCTGGAAGTGGTCAGGGTACAGGTGGGCATGGAAAGGGTTGCCCAAACGGTACGGCAGTCCCTGACTGGTCTAAAGCTGGCCTGCTATTATGGGTGCCTTTTAGTCCGACCGCCCGAAGTGCGCCCCTTTGACCGGGCCGAAGACCCCACCTCCCTGGATGAGCTGGTTGCCGCCCTGGGGGCGGAGCCGGTTCCCTGGTGTTATAAAACCACCTGTTGCGGGGCCGGGCTTTCCCTGACCCGGCCGGAGGTGGTGGAGCAGCTGGTTGCCCGGCTTTTGTCCGCCGCCCGGGAAGCCGGGGCCGACGCCCTGGTTAGCGCCTGTCCGTTGTGCCAGAACAACCTGGAGATGCGCCGCCCGGCTCAAGAGGGCATCCCCGTGTTTTACTTTACCGAATTAATGGGCCTGGCTTTCGGGTTGGGGGAGGCATCCGGTTGGTTGAAAAAACACCTGGTCGATCCCTTCCCTTTATTGCAGCGGTTTTCCCTGGTGGGGTAG
- the mazG gene encoding nucleoside triphosphate pyrophosphohydrolase has protein sequence MGAQITVVGLGPGNPGHLPLSVWEVLCKAKRLFLRTERHPVVPWLKEKGISFETFDYLYETGRDFQDVYRRMAETLLGEASGEPLVFAVPGHPLMAEEAVGIVLQEGSRRGLKVDVLPAMSFVDVICSALGLDPGNGLHLVDGLRLDRQEPVPGVANIIFQVYSRLVASDVKLTLMEYYPAAHPVTVIRAAGVPDLERIEEHPLYELDRLDWFDHLTSLYLPPCPGVAGKCHYPLDSLVEVMATLRGGQGCPWDREQTHRSLRPFLLEEAYEVLEAIDQEDMYKLCEELGDLLLQIVFHSQLAREKDFFDINDVVRGITAKMLRRHPHVFGDVSVRNSAEVLANWDQIKAQEEGKERPASLLKEVPRSLPALLQASSVQARAARAGFDWPDYRGALDKVFEELQEVRQALSEGRRAELERELGDLLFAVVNLSRLLGVEAEVALYGAINRFRRRFQHIEERARQCGRDLTSFTLDQLDAWWEEAKKVEQIEKKRNNFHAGRKPGRFSE, from the coding sequence ATGGGTGCACAAATTACCGTGGTTGGATTGGGGCCGGGTAATCCCGGTCACCTGCCCCTGTCCGTATGGGAGGTGTTGTGCAAGGCGAAGCGTTTATTTTTGCGCACCGAGCGGCATCCGGTAGTTCCCTGGCTTAAAGAAAAAGGCATCTCCTTTGAAACCTTTGATTACCTCTACGAAACCGGCCGGGATTTTCAGGACGTCTACCGGCGCATGGCCGAAACCCTGCTCGGCGAAGCGTCCGGGGAGCCGCTGGTTTTTGCCGTACCCGGCCATCCCCTGATGGCGGAAGAGGCCGTGGGCATTGTTTTGCAAGAAGGGTCCCGGCGGGGCTTGAAGGTGGACGTGCTTCCGGCCATGAGTTTTGTGGATGTGATTTGCAGCGCCCTGGGGCTGGATCCGGGCAATGGTTTACACCTGGTGGATGGTTTGCGCCTTGACCGGCAGGAACCGGTACCGGGGGTAGCCAACATCATCTTCCAGGTCTACAGCCGCCTGGTGGCTTCGGACGTAAAATTAACCCTTATGGAGTACTATCCCGCCGCCCACCCGGTGACGGTGATCCGGGCTGCAGGGGTTCCTGATCTTGAGCGGATTGAGGAACACCCCCTGTATGAGCTGGACCGGTTGGACTGGTTTGATCACCTCACCAGCCTGTACCTTCCCCCCTGCCCCGGGGTAGCCGGGAAATGCCATTATCCACTGGACTCCCTGGTTGAGGTGATGGCCACCTTGCGGGGCGGGCAGGGCTGTCCCTGGGACCGGGAACAGACTCACCGCAGCCTGCGTCCCTTCTTGCTGGAAGAGGCCTACGAAGTGCTGGAAGCTATTGACCAGGAAGACATGTATAAACTTTGTGAGGAATTGGGAGACTTATTGTTACAAATAGTTTTTCACAGCCAGCTGGCCAGGGAAAAGGATTTTTTCGACATAAACGATGTGGTAAGGGGAATTACCGCTAAAATGCTACGCCGGCATCCCCATGTCTTTGGAGATGTTTCGGTGCGGAATAGCGCGGAAGTCCTTGCCAACTGGGACCAGATTAAAGCGCAAGAGGAAGGTAAGGAAAGGCCAGCCTCGCTTTTAAAGGAGGTTCCCCGCTCCCTGCCGGCTCTGTTACAGGCCAGCTCCGTTCAAGCCCGCGCGGCCAGGGCTGGTTTTGACTGGCCCGATTACCGGGGTGCCCTGGACAAGGTTTTCGAGGAGTTGCAGGAAGTAAGGCAGGCCCTTTCCGAGGGTCGGAGGGCGGAGCTGGAAAGGGAACTGGGAGATCTGCTTTTTGCGGTGGTTAACCTCTCCCGCCTGCTGGGTGTGGAAGCCGAGGTGGCCCTTTACGGTGCCATCAACCGTTTTCGACGCCGCTTCCAGCATATAGAGGAACGGGCGCGACAATGCGGCCGGGACCTGACCAGCTTTACCCTGGACCAGCTCGACGCCTGGTGGGAGGAGGCAAAGAAGGTGGAACAGATAGAAAAAAAGCGGAATAATTTTCATGCCGGGAGGAAACCCGGGAGATTTAGCGAATAA
- a CDS encoding YeiH family protein, with translation MGKIIIFAKTIPGILLMLAIAVLARGGGDLGLPWWPGLESLLAGSPLARRVFIDILHLNHILISIILGMLVGNLLGIPRWAEAGIRTSSLFIKIGVILLGSLYSVMDLAALGSTAVIIIVCFIVFMLLFTVWLGNRVGMDPAGAATLAAGTAVCGVSAILATAPAVRARNTDVVYSIATILFFGLISLFVFPVVGTLAGLSPHQFGVWAGTGIMNSGQVLAVCLTFDPGTVTHPSVSLKTGEIYNLTRVIFLPFVVLFLALYASRYFTAEDEVNINTGLWSKFPVFVLGFLTMVFLTSFGFLGSTSPPSRELTIIRHLYSWFFAIGLAGQGMRISLAELRRAGSKPLLVGTVAAFLKALLALIVVILFVPREP, from the coding sequence GTGGGCAAGATTATTATTTTCGCCAAAACTATCCCCGGTATTTTGCTCATGCTGGCCATTGCCGTACTGGCCCGGGGCGGAGGCGATTTGGGATTGCCCTGGTGGCCGGGGTTGGAGAGTCTTCTCGCCGGCAGCCCCCTGGCCAGGAGGGTGTTTATTGATATTCTTCATCTGAACCACATTCTTATCTCCATTATCCTGGGTATGCTGGTGGGGAATCTTTTAGGCATACCCCGCTGGGCGGAGGCAGGTATCCGAACTTCCAGCCTGTTCATTAAAATAGGCGTTATTTTGCTGGGTTCGCTTTACAGCGTCATGGATCTGGCTGCACTGGGCAGCACGGCAGTAATCATCATTGTCTGCTTTATCGTCTTTATGCTGTTGTTTACCGTCTGGCTGGGTAACAGAGTGGGTATGGACCCGGCCGGTGCAGCCACCCTGGCGGCAGGCACGGCGGTGTGCGGTGTTTCGGCCATCCTGGCCACCGCCCCGGCGGTGCGGGCCAGGAACACCGACGTGGTGTACTCCATTGCCACCATTCTTTTCTTTGGCCTGATAAGCCTGTTTGTCTTTCCGGTGGTGGGTACGCTGGCGGGTTTGAGCCCCCACCAGTTTGGCGTATGGGCCGGCACGGGCATCATGAATTCCGGTCAGGTTCTGGCGGTATGCCTCACCTTTGACCCCGGTACCGTTACCCATCCTTCGGTAAGCCTGAAAACCGGGGAGATTTACAACCTGACGCGGGTAATTTTCCTGCCCTTCGTGGTGCTTTTCCTGGCCTTGTATGCCAGCCGCTACTTCACGGCGGAGGATGAAGTCAACATTAATACCGGTCTATGGAGTAAATTTCCCGTTTTTGTGCTGGGTTTCTTGACCATGGTTTTTCTCACTTCCTTTGGCTTTTTGGGGTCCACGTCGCCTCCTTCCAGGGAACTCACCATCATCCGGCACCTGTACAGCTGGTTTTTTGCCATCGGCCTAGCCGGCCAGGGGATGCGGATATCTCTGGCCGAATTGCGCCGGGCGGGGAGCAAGCCGCTTTTGGTGGGCACAGTGGCCGCCTTCCTCAAGGCCCTGCTGGCCCTGATTGTGGTGATCCTGTTTGTACCGCGGGAACCCTGA
- a CDS encoding PAS domain-containing protein: MKKTLTVNNSAWLMFIMLFFLTIITMLFVVEFRFLKGIMNDYEETIRQVAVNKTSFFLNNLRGVTEGAARKLNGRPDRNAALKELPLFDHRITGAYILDATGRVVARTEIPPGDLPLEKFRSQPPRQGSRVLGVHTGDGAQTVVTVVTPLGKEWLALDFSIMDFQQELSQEFLGNTCKVAVFASGKTPLVWPFERELLDQFSGREEKFYANQLAYDVNSLTVGDPPWQLYFFLRENNFDTYRIITIMLLLFALYCCLYQFLVELWGVNSARTYFENIDFNIFNHVHEGVIISNNAGRVLFANQAAHEIFTAKGPLKGAKLKEILGHIGDAPDKQNRYGTLTLRTADRLLQAIHSPIIKKGKVLGALTVIGAGGKEEETCGRVLSRLMEALPQGAVYVDRNHRVVQANLMARCYLGNLETGISIDAVDPELAGFIYRNMGSRSVKRVHLDSRNLDGEVIFVYDDEGVYAGTLVLLESGTGGNPGLEPLRPR; encoded by the coding sequence ATGAAAAAAACCCTGACGGTAAACAACAGCGCCTGGCTGATGTTTATAATGCTCTTCTTCCTGACCATTATAACCATGCTCTTCGTTGTGGAATTCCGCTTTTTAAAAGGCATCATGAACGACTACGAGGAAACCATCCGCCAGGTGGCCGTCAATAAAACCAGCTTTTTTCTCAACAACCTGCGGGGAGTCACCGAAGGAGCCGCCCGAAAACTTAACGGCCGGCCCGACAGGAACGCCGCTTTAAAAGAGCTGCCCCTTTTCGATCACCGCATTACCGGCGCATACATTCTGGACGCCACAGGACGAGTGGTGGCTCGAACAGAGATACCCCCTGGAGACCTGCCGCTGGAAAAGTTCCGGTCACAGCCACCCCGGCAGGGGTCCCGGGTGCTGGGAGTGCATACCGGTGACGGCGCTCAAACGGTGGTAACCGTGGTCACTCCCCTGGGGAAGGAATGGCTGGCACTGGACTTCAGCATTATGGACTTTCAACAGGAGCTTTCCCAGGAATTCCTGGGCAACACCTGTAAGGTGGCCGTTTTTGCCAGTGGAAAGACTCCCCTGGTGTGGCCCTTTGAACGGGAATTGCTGGACCAGTTCAGCGGCCGGGAAGAAAAATTCTATGCCAACCAGTTAGCATATGACGTAAATTCCCTGACCGTAGGTGATCCTCCATGGCAGCTGTACTTTTTTTTGCGGGAAAATAACTTCGACACCTACCGCATCATTACCATCATGCTATTGCTATTTGCCCTCTACTGCTGCCTCTACCAGTTCCTGGTGGAACTGTGGGGGGTGAACAGCGCCCGGACCTATTTCGAAAACATCGATTTCAACATCTTTAACCATGTGCATGAGGGAGTAATTATTTCCAACAACGCCGGGCGGGTGCTCTTCGCCAACCAGGCAGCCCATGAAATATTCACGGCCAAAGGGCCGCTGAAAGGCGCGAAGTTAAAGGAAATCCTGGGACACATCGGGGATGCCCCTGACAAACAAAACAGGTATGGTACCCTGACCCTGAGAACGGCCGACCGTCTGCTGCAGGCCATCCATTCCCCCATTATTAAAAAGGGCAAGGTGCTGGGAGCACTGACGGTAATCGGTGCCGGCGGCAAGGAGGAGGAAACCTGCGGCCGGGTCCTGTCCCGCCTCATGGAAGCCCTGCCCCAGGGAGCGGTCTATGTGGACCGCAATCACAGGGTGGTCCAGGCCAACCTGATGGCCCGCTGTTACCTGGGCAACCTGGAGACGGGCATCAGCATAGATGCCGTGGACCCCGAGCTGGCCGGCTTCATTTACCGGAACATGGGTTCCCGGTCTGTGAAAAGGGTGCACCTGGACTCCCGCAACCTGGACGGGGAAGTGATTTTCGTCTACGACGACGAAGGGGTATACGCCGGGACGCTGGTGCTGCTGGAGTCCGGAACAGGGGGAAACCCCGGCCTCGAGCCCCTCCGTCCCCGGTAA
- a CDS encoding response regulator transcription factor, with amino-acid sequence MKKIGIMLVEDHNVFREGLKRLIDMEENMQVVAEADSCAAALQNMSPNVDIVLLDIGLPDGDGLDLCSGMAQSHPHVKFVALTTYDDVTFIRKAMERGVHGFVPKYAFFDEIRSAINMVYKGGTYLYPGLQAELLLKPDSPVLTDQETSILQLIARGEDQKEVAAKLYISLSTLRRRIRGICTKLGVGTLEEALAAAARRGLVR; translated from the coding sequence GTGAAGAAGATCGGGATCATGCTGGTGGAGGATCATAACGTTTTCCGCGAGGGCCTGAAAAGGCTGATTGATATGGAAGAAAACATGCAGGTGGTGGCCGAAGCCGATTCCTGCGCCGCGGCACTGCAGAACATGAGCCCGAACGTGGATATCGTCCTCCTGGACATCGGCCTCCCGGACGGTGACGGCCTGGACCTGTGCAGCGGCATGGCCCAATCCCACCCTCATGTAAAATTTGTGGCCCTAACTACCTATGACGACGTCACCTTCATCCGCAAGGCCATGGAGCGGGGCGTACACGGGTTTGTACCTAAATATGCCTTCTTTGATGAAATCCGCTCGGCCATCAATATGGTTTACAAGGGCGGCACATACCTTTATCCGGGGTTGCAGGCGGAACTGTTGTTAAAACCCGATAGCCCGGTGCTGACGGACCAGGAAACCAGCATTCTGCAGCTCATTGCCCGGGGCGAAGACCAGAAGGAAGTGGCCGCCAAACTCTATATCAGCCTGTCCACACTGCGGCGCCGCATCAGGGGCATCTGCACCAAGCTGGGGGTGGGGACCCTGGAAGAAGCCCTGGCCGCCGCCGCCCGCAGGGGACTGGTAAGGTGA
- a CDS encoding sensor histidine kinase translates to MNQNLTWWPWTVLFITILLPVLLLIYTGYTLPQQLNQVELEFQRQIEYQEITSGIYHLTGAVQDYIFYGNAQALNDFRHYSVETAKRELQLYNLVEQSRKQDVAELMALTRAYTSFVEREVIPRGASHRDTSRELLLWQHRDLCRQLAYRAAALAGDGGQKNKDLLERTLALLRKEGLLMFFLSLLSLGAVLWTGTALRPLAAWYSCLQDLVRDSSRAVVFVDRKERLQYLNPAAEKLFNLSRETAAGKNLGDILILYPHWQKVVQPIYQALLQGEKTADCPLSYNREGGRLLLTVDCAPVYLFGRTAGAVLTARQAPEPKDGTILLDTIERERKHLSIEIHDWIGRYLSSIIHGLDYVLRVHGEKLPEEVQKNLCLLRTQCQNAAIDMRSIMNDIHPYLIEKVGLIPALESYSANFERIHNRRVYIFYRQRSLRLGRDREIFIYRIIQEALTNVARHSAATEVDIHFNETGDTLQIEILDNGGMREEEPVPGKGLWGMKERARFIGGDLAYGFMDGGFCVTLTVPLTEGGKGSEEDRDHAGGGS, encoded by the coding sequence GTGAATCAAAACCTGACCTGGTGGCCATGGACGGTATTGTTCATCACGATACTGCTGCCGGTTTTGCTGTTAATTTACACAGGTTACACCCTGCCGCAGCAGTTAAACCAGGTAGAGCTGGAATTTCAGCGCCAGATTGAGTACCAGGAAATAACATCCGGCATCTACCACCTGACCGGCGCTGTACAGGATTATATCTTTTACGGTAATGCCCAGGCACTGAATGATTTCCGCCACTACAGCGTGGAAACGGCAAAAAGAGAACTGCAACTCTATAACCTGGTGGAACAATCCAGAAAGCAGGACGTGGCGGAGCTGATGGCCCTGACCAGGGCCTATACCTCCTTTGTGGAAAGGGAAGTGATACCCCGCGGGGCATCCCACCGGGATACCAGCCGTGAACTTTTGCTGTGGCAGCACCGGGACCTCTGCCGGCAGCTGGCCTACCGGGCCGCCGCCCTGGCTGGGGACGGCGGGCAGAAAAATAAAGACCTGCTGGAACGTACCTTGGCTTTATTGCGTAAAGAAGGCCTGCTGATGTTTTTTCTTTCCCTCCTTTCCCTGGGAGCGGTATTGTGGACCGGCACGGCGCTCCGGCCCCTGGCGGCCTGGTATTCCTGCCTGCAGGACCTGGTGAGGGACTCTTCCAGGGCCGTGGTCTTTGTGGACCGGAAGGAAAGGCTACAGTATTTAAACCCGGCGGCGGAAAAACTTTTTAACCTTTCCCGGGAAACGGCGGCCGGTAAAAACCTGGGGGACATCCTGATCCTGTACCCCCACTGGCAGAAAGTGGTCCAGCCCATTTACCAGGCCCTTTTGCAGGGGGAAAAAACGGCGGACTGCCCGCTGAGCTATAACCGGGAAGGAGGCCGGCTGCTCTTGACTGTGGACTGCGCCCCGGTCTACCTTTTTGGCAGAACGGCCGGTGCCGTGCTCACCGCCCGGCAGGCGCCCGAACCGAAGGACGGCACCATTCTGCTGGACACCATTGAAAGGGAAAGAAAGCACCTGTCCATTGAAATTCACGACTGGATCGGCCGGTATCTGTCCAGCATCATCCATGGCCTGGACTACGTGCTGCGGGTGCACGGGGAAAAGCTGCCGGAAGAGGTGCAAAAGAACCTGTGCCTGCTGCGTACCCAGTGCCAGAATGCGGCCATCGACATGCGAAGCATCATGAACGACATTCACCCCTACCTGATCGAAAAGGTGGGACTGATCCCGGCCCTGGAATCCTATAGCGCCAATTTCGAACGCATCCATAACCGCAGAGTCTATATTTTCTACCGTCAGCGTTCATTGCGCCTGGGCCGGGACAGGGAAATATTCATTTACCGCATTATTCAGGAAGCCCTGACCAATGTGGCCAGGCATTCGGCGGCCACGGAGGTGGACATCCACTTCAACGAAACAGGCGATACCCTGCAGATAGAGATCCTGGACAACGGGGGAATGCGGGAAGAGGAGCCCGTACCCGGAAAAGGACTGTGGGGAATGAAGGAAAGAGCCAGGTTTATCGGCGGGGACCTGGCATACGGCTTTATGGATGGGGGATTCTGCGTAACCCTGACCGTACCACTTACTGAAGGGGGGAAAGGCAGTGAAGAAGATCGGGATCATGCTGGTGGAGGATCATAA
- a CDS encoding YeiH family protein: MPAVPQSHGWSELWKKEDYWAIWMGLGVVLAALIFFYAGSSIKPIAVAPPTWVDFSTVSQHFAVEWTWYFGLYFLFVALFTISSVAMGYKVKEYIVGFTLLFLISTVILVVGSWKVAIDYNLEPPLLALLLGMIVSNTFKLPKWLDTTFRTEFYVKTGIVLLGATLPFTLIIQAGPVAFLQATIVAVATFLTIFFAATRLFGLDRRFGATLAAGGSICGVSACIALGGAVKAKKEHVSIGISLVVIWAIIMIIVLPLAAKAMGMPPGIAGAWIGTSEFADAAGFAAAAAIGDEAAIRSFTLVKVVGRDIWVGLWSLIMAIIACTVWERSCSTDRGEKVNVMEIWWRFPKFVIGFFLASLIMTFVAIQFSPVEFKKVLTPEVIGPIKTLRTWTFVFTFLSIGFTTRFRELTAFGWKPLAAFTLGVAVNVPLGYILSVLIFGNYWAKI, translated from the coding sequence ATGCCTGCAGTACCGCAGTCCCACGGGTGGTCCGAGCTCTGGAAAAAAGAAGACTACTGGGCCATCTGGATGGGGCTGGGCGTTGTACTGGCCGCCCTGATCTTCTTCTATGCCGGCAGTTCCATCAAGCCCATTGCCGTGGCGCCGCCCACCTGGGTGGATTTCAGCACCGTTTCCCAACATTTCGCTGTTGAATGGACCTGGTATTTCGGACTTTATTTCCTCTTTGTGGCTCTTTTTACCATCAGTAGTGTAGCCATGGGTTATAAGGTCAAGGAATACATTGTCGGATTTACCCTTCTGTTCCTGATTTCTACGGTTATTCTGGTGGTTGGTTCCTGGAAGGTGGCCATTGACTATAACCTGGAACCGCCCCTTTTAGCCCTGTTGCTGGGCATGATCGTTAGTAACACCTTCAAGCTACCCAAATGGCTGGATACCACCTTCCGTACGGAATTTTACGTCAAGACCGGTATTGTGTTGCTTGGTGCCACGCTGCCCTTTACCCTTATCATCCAGGCCGGCCCGGTGGCCTTCCTGCAGGCCACCATTGTGGCGGTGGCTACTTTCCTGACTATTTTCTTTGCCGCTACCAGGCTGTTCGGCCTGGACAGGCGCTTCGGTGCCACCCTGGCCGCCGGCGGATCTATCTGCGGCGTATCGGCCTGCATTGCCCTGGGTGGTGCGGTGAAGGCCAAAAAGGAACACGTCTCAATCGGTATTTCCCTGGTGGTCATCTGGGCCATTATAATGATTATCGTTCTGCCCCTTGCGGCCAAAGCAATGGGCATGCCGCCCGGCATCGCAGGGGCATGGATCGGTACTTCCGAGTTTGCCGATGCGGCCGGTTTTGCGGCGGCCGCGGCCATCGGGGACGAAGCGGCCATCCGGTCCTTTACCCTGGTGAAGGTGGTGGGACGGGACATCTGGGTTGGCCTGTGGTCACTGATCATGGCCATTATTGCCTGTACGGTCTGGGAGCGCAGCTGCTCCACCGACCGGGGTGAAAAGGTAAACGTCATGGAAATATGGTGGCGATTCCCCAAGTTTGTCATCGGCTTCTTCCTGGCTTCCCTGATCATGACCTTTGTGGCCATACAGTTTTCACCGGTGGAATTTAAAAAGGTGCTCACCCCCGAGGTTATCGGACCCATAAAGACTTTGCGCACCTGGACCTTCGTCTTTACTTTCCTTTCCATCGGATTTACCACCCGGTTCAGGGAGCTGACCGCCTTCGGCTGGAAGCCCCTGGCCGCCTTTACCCTGGGCGTGGCCGTAAACGTACCCCTGGGTTACATCCTGTCGGTGCTCATCTTCGGGAATTACTGGGCGAAGATTTAA